The genomic window ctttaactaaagtaaaacattaaataatcctgtaaaataaaaatggaagaaaATGTCAGGAATTTGGTTCATTAGCCATTTGTTAATACCCTGTGATAAAAATAAGAGTCGAATAATAACTTCAGTAAGTTTAGAAACATTTTAGTCAAGCCATAGACTGTACAAGTACAATTACCTACaatatctaattttaaaaaatacttgttttttttgACCCCCTTCCTCAATGTACTCAAGCAATCATTCACTATTTGTACATAGGGAATTACTTCAAACTACAACAGATTTCTCTATCATTTATATTGCTTTAATACTTgtgatcattttattttaaaatattttaattttagagcaatttttttttgtcttttaattaCTTCATGTTTCCTGGAAAGgaaaataaaggggggggggggggtgggcagagagaaccactttgcccgctgtttacATTCAGCCTTTTTCCTTTAGGTTGGTAGGAGTGATTGATTTTTATAGTTCTGTTTAGCATTTCAGAGATTCAAGTTAACTAGAATCCTGTTTTCAATGGTCCATGTTCCTTGCCGTTTGCTGGTGCTGACCACAGTACTGGCATGTTCAGTGTGTTACAGCCGTTGCACCAGAATGCCAAAGCGGAGGAGCGATGTGTGGTACCACTTCACGCACCAGGAGCTCAGTAGGGCCACATGCAACTACTGCAAGGCACTGCTTAGCTACTCGGGGGGCTCCACTGGGAACCTCGCAAGGCACCTCAAGAAGAGACATCAAGTCATTCAAGTAGAGCGGCCCGTACCAGCCACCACGACAATCCAAGGACTTCTCAGGAGCTTCCCGTTTGAAGAAACTCCAGAGATGAAAGTATGGAAACGATCCATCTTATTTAGAGATGGGCAAAGTAACACACTTAAATGTTTCAACTCATTTTAAACAACACAGCTTACAGTTTTGAAAGTGTGACACACAATCAACGTACTGGAGAATGATTATGTAACTGTAAGCTGGCAGGCTGAGCGAAATTATTTGCATGTCAATACAAAATGCAATGCATGCGCTGTTGAAACTTCATGATAGCATGTGAGTTGAAACACACTACTGACATCAAGATAGCACTGCACTGCATGTGCTCTAATTTGTCTTGACTCACGACACAGTGAAGAGTTGAAACAGTATGTTGTGTTATTGATACAAAGTAACATATCAATAATGGTTGCTACCTTTTTCATAGTAATAaattgtaagaatttttttaaggAGACCTTTACTGATTTTAATTcattaatatcatttatttttttactcgATTGTTCAcaataagtaaattattattattattattattattaaaattaaatcctTGGACTCAGTTTCGAAATTTTCTGATTcaccattgtaaaaaaaaaatggaggcaCAAAGAGTATTTTAGTAGCTAAACAACTTTGTGGAACATAGTGTTTGTGCAAATCATTCCTTGCTGCTATTCCAAAACTAAAGAATAAATATTCACTAACATAAGGTGTTTTTCTTTCTTCATGCCGTTGGAAAGAAATTATTATGACAGTTTTATGGAATCCATAGTAAAATTTAGGGACATGTAGGTGCCCTTAAGCATTGAAACTCAATTTAAAGGCTTTTTAAGAaaaacggggaggggggggggggcatatgaTCTCTTTCAGTGCATTGACATATTAACACAGGCATTCTCTAATATGATTGTAATTTTATTCACATAAGTTTAAAAAACAACTTCAGtgctttattttataattttatttgtgaaataCATGCAAAAATATAAGTAAGCAATAAGACTGCAGTTTTGTGCAAACATTCCTTTCATTCCTGCCGCTTGGAACActttccaatatgttgtgtcaaatgaagttggagggttatgacatAACCGAAGACGTCaatagcgcagccatgtttgtttgacaagttagTTGACTtcagtttccataaaatattttgcatataggacagGTTCTAAAATATATTGGCTGTTATTCAGGCAGTCAAAATTGTGACTTTTGAAATGAAAACATATGAAATGACATGCGTTTCCGTCACaatgaatctttaaaatggcagagaacacatgggcgattaaagaggttataagagtgaaatacataaaataatataatgtatgttaaatatatatattttttttgggaaaaaaggcAATTacgtataacttaaaaaaattcacagaaaaattatttttattactaaatgAATATTATTGTGGGTTAAATTTATGTGtgtttagaaaatttataaatgcacaaatagcataaaagtttaataaaattccatccagcactaatatgcattatttaatttcaaaatgagattaaaattgaaaaaaatttgcaatagctcggacaaaaaaaagtgaattagTACGTTGGTCAGTAAGTGACTTGAGCCAAATCCTTCCAAAGCTTTTATCACTCGTCAACTTATTTAGGTTTTTACTCTCTTTTAACATTGAAATTTGTTTTTGCAACACGACATGTAATATTCCACAGAAACTTTTAAGATGTTCTTTTGAACACATGGTCGGTTCTGAACGCACGTCGAAGAGCGCCGGCACGTGCAGCGTGAAGCGAGGTGGTTGTTCCCCCCGCAGGAGCCCGAGGCGGAGGCGGACGGCGGGCGGGACGAGGACGCGAAGCCGGGCGCCCGCAAGAAGGCCGCGCTGACCACCAGCAGCGCCCTGGCGGAGCTGATGCGGCTGTGCAAGGCCTGCGAGTCGTCGGCGGCGACCAAGCAGCAGCTGGAGGAGCTGAAGGTGCAGCAGATGAAGGAGCTGCACGACATGAAGATGAAGATCCTGCAGACCGACTTGAAGATCAAGGAAGAACTGCTTGGCAACATCAAGAACGGTAAGTGGCGATCGTTTCCGTACCGTGTACCCGAGTTTATaccttgatcctgtggtacattatGCGTGCTGTTTTTAGTACATCGCAAGATCCTGACCAAACAAAGACCCaacatcaaaataaaaacaaattaggtCTCAGGTCTTGAAGAAtactattattttcttttgtattctATTTGTGATCATAATTGTTATATCACATGTTATGACCAGGATCTTTTGGtgtaataccgtatttactcgcataatgtccgcagtaattggctacatttatgaccaaaaaaaatggggtgtggacattatgaggtgaagtccgaaaaaaaaatttttcctccaaattttacatgttttgtgtagagtaaaaaaaaattgttctcataattagtttactagtaccctgattttacgtatgctcacggttccgcggattgcattagtaaaatcgctgcttcgtaaaaattggcacccttccctcggcccagttgaaaaatattaacggtGGCACACTACTTCGCACAGcactggtgactggcgaccctccgcagcggacgtgagaaatgtgacaggtgtcaagaTAATTGGGTGGCGGCGATTAGTTGAAGATgccactcaattttttttcttctatcacacctgcgtgtgcgctcttacgttcagaagccgcagccagcctacacaaaataaacgctttgcgtgaaaagatattttttagggatggggcgaatcctgatttcctcgaatccgaatcctaactcgaatcctcgactggaattgccgaatctcgaacccaaacccgaatcttttaatagatgatgtccacatatctaatgtaagtgagatgtattctgcttgcactaaaagtcccttgactttatcacatgtagtttggtacatttctggtataagtgtatataaagacaacaattttttcttgagaaatttcagttttagtacagattagcggttaggatttttttctataaataagctagaggtctgcgagcctaagaattttacttcgagccgagctcgagcttttgtggtacagttacacttttgggaaattatttttatcttaaacttaatatcatgtttgaataaagtattaaaatgaagtgggcttattaattttgggtaactatttacagagtgtgtttacattttgcactgctagaaaaaaaataacattttttttcattgaatcttacctgtttccattggttcattagtaactgatatcatccaactaacataaccaagtatatgtttgtgtaaatgtaacatatctttggaaaaatttcacccttgtcaatttttctggagtccttactgagcttcaacaaacttagcaccaaaaatcatgttgtttgaaaagtacattcacattgtttcaacatttccacttttcagcacaataattctgagagagattgtcacagagtattaaattctgttctttaatctatcatgcagaacaataatttgttctgcacgttcaggagttaaattagctctacgattggagatagtgtttccagcaaaagagaagcgtatctcgctggcaacctgcttggctggaatgctttagtaaaattgcttaacctcaaaattagtgtcataaatatctgtaactggtcattaaagtttaatcaattgaaagtaataaaaataaaaacattttacttcattcaatttacacttgcaaaaaaaacatacacacaataaacctacatggaaattaaagtctttttcaatatcctgaagtctgaaatatgtttactcatgtcattaaatgtagagctgtattgaagaagccaattttgccaatatttagttgaatcggcatttctgccgacttccgatacagtacgctcgttaattttcggccgatattactgaaaaacgaaagagactgccataacctaaaaatccacgagtaccattttcacttttcgtagtagtactgcattctttcagatcgcattatttcttagcaacatgtgccaaccgtacatatcaaagtttaacatcctttttttttttaacaatgttctttaatttaatatgtcataaataaataatacattactatcacggtaaatatacatctcggttgttacggtaactatagtgcaaatatggtagctaacatgcttctgtagtaattatggtattctacaaagaatctttagttctttttatggtaattatcttaaaataactattgggtttgtactgtagttatggtacatcatccatatttcttcgtatgttgttgttcatttgtcttttcttcatatttacgtacgccattatttgagacaagaagtttcagaaagaATTTTA from Bacillus rossius redtenbacheri isolate Brsri chromosome 1, Brsri_v3, whole genome shotgun sequence includes these protein-coding regions:
- the LOC134528337 gene encoding uncharacterized protein LOC134528337 yields the protein MPKRRSDVWYHFTHQELSRATCNYCKALLSYSGGSTGNLARHLKKRHQVIQVERPVPATTTIQGLLRSFPFEETPEMKEPEAEADGGRDEDAKPGARKKAALTTSSALAELMRLCKACESSAATKQQLEELKVQQMKELHDMKMKILQTDLKIKEELLGNIKNGSLPIQDAIRYLELHDS